The nucleotide window TTCAGCTTCGCGACGATAGCGATTAATCGCATAGGGAATAGGTTCAGCAGCAGTTTGAAAATGTACGGCTTGTCCAGAATATGGCCCTAAGCCTGAAGCGATGAACATCAACCATGAAAGCATCTGCCCTCGATCTTCACTAATGAATTGCCCAGTTTTCTCTCCTAAATAGAGCAGAATTGCATTGGAATCAAAGATTGTATTTTCTCCATCTACGATCGCAGGAACTTTGCAGTTGGGGTTGATACTGCGATAGGCTGAACTATGTTGTTCTCCTTTAAAGATGTCCACTGAGACAATCTCGTAGTCTAGCCCAGACTCCTCTAGAAACAGTGCAACCTTCATAGGGTTAGGAGTTGTATGGAAATAAAAGCGAATCATAGAAACCCTTTTTATGGTTATTTTAGAATTTAGCATACTTCATATTGATTTTTTACTATGGCAATGATAGTGATCGCTGTTGGAATCCTGCTGTAATGCTTTTGCCCAATGAATTATTGTGGTGAAAATGCAAAACGGGATAAAAACTGCATATGCTCGCGAGCCTAAATATGTATGTAAGGGTGTAATTTAAAAACACTACAAATTATGGCTTCCATATACAAAACATTTGGCGCTGGTAACGATACTATTCAACTAGCGAACCCAGGTGCAGATGCGCTCTTTATTGATGGAGGAGCTGGTGATGATCGTCTCATCCTCAATTTCGGGCTTGGTGATGTTGGTACTGGTATGACTTTCGGCGCTACTACTTTCGGCACTGGAGTTGCCCGTCGATCTACTCTTGGTACAAATTCAACATCTTTGGATTACACATCATTCACCAATGTTGAGAATTTCAACATCTCAGGAACTAGCAAAGATGACAGCATCGTTGTTTCCTATGGAAATAATACGATTCGGACTGGTGCTGGTAATGACAGGGTGACAATCAATGCTGGGAGTTATGGTGTTAACTCCAATCGTGGTTTTGTGGATGGTGGATCGGGATTTGATTTTCTGACTGTTGATCTTTCTTCACAAACGAATGATCTCAGTTTTTCCAGCCTCCAAAATATGCGTTCACTTGGTGTATTTGCAGCAACTAATTTTGAGCAGTTTGATATCAAAACTGGTAGTGGTAACGATACGGTTATCCAATCTGCAATCATCAATGGTGCGGTTCTGAGAGCTAATGATGTCATCAGGACTGGAGCTGGTAATGACATTATCAATGCAGGATTGGGTGACGATAGTGTTTATGGTGGTGATGGGATCGATCGCCTCATTGCCGATTTTTCCATTGTTGATACGGGTAGTGGGCTAACTTTCAATGGTGGTACTCAATTTGGCTCTGCTTTCCGTAATGTCAGTAGTACGAGTAGTACTAGATTGGATAGTATCTTCTTTGATCGCGTTGAGGAGTTCACGGTTACGGGTACTAGCAAGAATGACACGATTACTACTTATGGTGGTAATGACATCATCAATGGTGGTGCTGGCAACGACACGATTCGTACTGGTGCTGGGAATGATGTTATCGATGGAGGAGATGGGAACGACATCCTTGATGGTGGTGCTGGGAATGACAAACTCTTTGGTGGTAAAGGCAGCGACACCTACATTGTTGATAGTATCGGAGATAGTGTTGTTGAACCCATACTCAGCACTGAAATTGACACTGTTGAGGCTTCCATTACCTACACTCTAGGACTCAATCTAGAGAATTTAACTCTGACGGGTTCAGGAGCAATTAATGGGA belongs to Pseudanabaena sp. BC1403 and includes:
- a CDS encoding glutathione S-transferase family protein, with protein sequence MIRFYFHTTPNPMKVALFLEESGLDYEIVSVDIFKGEQHSSAYRSINPNCKVPAIVDGENTIFDSNAILLYLGEKTGQFISEDRGQMLSWLMFIASGLGPYSGQAVHFQTAAEPIPYAINRYRREAERHYGILNDRLSDRQFILGDSYTIVDIAAWGWIDRYPRVLGENALDEFPHLKRWFETVNARPAVERARAIGKDIEFKANFDEETIRAMFPQNFPKI
- a CDS encoding calcium-binding protein, whose amino-acid sequence is MASIYKTFGAGNDTIQLANPGADALFIDGGAGDDRLILNFGLGDVGTGMTFGATTFGTGVARRSTLGTNSTSLDYTSFTNVENFNISGTSKDDSIVVSYGNNTIRTGAGNDRVTINAGSYGVNSNRGFVDGGSGFDFLTVDLSSQTNDLSFSSLQNMRSLGVFAATNFEQFDIKTGSGNDTVIQSAIINGAVLRANDVIRTGAGNDIINAGLGDDSVYGGDGIDRLIADFSIVDTGSGLTFNGGTQFGSAFRNVSSTSSTRLDSIFFDRVEEFTVTGTSKNDTITTYGGNDIINGGAGNDTIRTGAGNDVIDGGDGNDILDGGAGNDKLFGGKGSDTYIVDSIGDSVVEPILSTEIDTVEASITYTLGLNLENLTLTGSGAINGTGNSLNNTLLGNSRNNTLNGGDGNDTLIGGGGNDILIGGAGNDVLTGGGNNDLFLYNTNTAFRSGAVGIDRITDFVKGSDKIVLDKTTFTALQSLAATGFSIGNEFAVVSSDAAAQASAAKIVYNQGTGSLFYNQNGASAGFGTGAQFATLTSNPLLAASDFIIQA